A section of the Festucalex cinctus isolate MCC-2025b chromosome 9, RoL_Fcin_1.0, whole genome shotgun sequence genome encodes:
- the LOC144025440 gene encoding uncharacterized protein LOC144025440 isoform X1: MLVLAYIVDNKELFQQKTFPSTKSYKNMNKSPSKFSFDKDPVIISIRKDCQLFSYACIDHASSRNDLYQRSLDLHSQMNQLVHVTRVNRALEKQIDFKTKLVKELQTALDIKDACDAFVRDDVSNAATQTEEATEDMHEDDDHNITGQVNPPEVLARRSKRPRTNSSMEVTLS; encoded by the exons atgcttgtccttgcatatatagtagacaacaaagagctctttcaacaaaagacatttccatctacaaagtcatacaag aacatgaacaaatcaccaagcaaattctcttttgataaagaccctgtaatcatctccatacgcaaagattgccaacttttttcc tatgcatgcattgatcatgcttccagtcgcaacgacttataccagcgcagccttgatcttcattcccaaatgaaccaactagtccatgtgactcgagtcaatcgagcacttgaaaaacagatagacttcaaaaccaagcttgtgaaagaactccagactgcattggatataaaggatgcatgtgatgcatttgtccgtgatg atgtatcaaatgctgccacacagacagaagaagccactgaggacatgcacgaagacgatgatcacaatataacaggacaggttaacccccctgaagttttagcccgcaggtcaaagcgtcctaggactaattcatccatggaggttacattatcctaa
- the LOC144025440 gene encoding uncharacterized protein LOC144025440 isoform X2: protein MLVLAYIVDNKELFQQKTFPSTKSYKNMNKSPSKFSFDKDPVIISIRKDCQLFSYACIDHASSRNDLYQRSLDLHSQMNQLVHVTRVNRALEKQIDFKTKLVKELQTALDIKDACDAFVRDDVSNAATQTEEATEDMHEDDDHNITGQGSYFCPLLLHG from the exons atgcttgtccttgcatatatagtagacaacaaagagctctttcaacaaaagacatttccatctacaaagtcatacaag aacatgaacaaatcaccaagcaaattctcttttgataaagaccctgtaatcatctccatacgcaaagattgccaacttttttcc tatgcatgcattgatcatgcttccagtcgcaacgacttataccagcgcagccttgatcttcattcccaaatgaaccaactagtccatgtgactcgagtcaatcgagcacttgaaaaacagatagacttcaaaaccaagcttgtgaaagaactccagactgcattggatataaaggatgcatgtgatgcatttgtccgtgatg atgtatcaaatgctgccacacagacagaagaagccactgaggacatgcacgaagacgatgatcacaatataacaggacag gggtcatacttttgcccgcttctcctacacggttaa
- the ndufc1 gene encoding NADH dehydrogenase [ubiquinone] 1 subunit C1, mitochondrial, with protein MSVASFFARPYFVHRIGTRTLFTSVKRDPNSPNWLRVGLAFGSSIFLWSLLFKQHHADVREYKLRNNLE; from the exons atgagtGTGGCCAGTTTTTTCGCTCGACCGTATTTTGTCCACAGAA TTGGGACCAGGACTTTGTTTACAAGTGTGAAGCGTGACCCTAATTCCCCCAACTGGTTACGAGTGGGACTTGCCTTTGGATCGTCTATTTTCCTGTGGAGTCTG CTCTTCAAACAGCACCATGCAGATGTACGCGAGTACAAATTGAGGAACAACCTCGAGTAA
- the LOC144025440 gene encoding uncharacterized protein LOC144025440 isoform X3, translating to MLVLAYIVDNKELFQQKTFPSTKSYKNMNKSPSKFSFDKDPVIISIRKDCQLFSYACIDHASSRNDLYQRSLDLHSQMNQLVHVTRVNRALEKQIDFKTKLVKELQTALDIKDACDAFVRDDVSNAATQTEEATEDMHEDDDHNITGQ from the exons atgcttgtccttgcatatatagtagacaacaaagagctctttcaacaaaagacatttccatctacaaagtcatacaag aacatgaacaaatcaccaagcaaattctcttttgataaagaccctgtaatcatctccatacgcaaagattgccaacttttttcc tatgcatgcattgatcatgcttccagtcgcaacgacttataccagcgcagccttgatcttcattcccaaatgaaccaactagtccatgtgactcgagtcaatcgagcacttgaaaaacagatagacttcaaaaccaagcttgtgaaagaactccagactgcattggatataaaggatgcatgtgatgcatttgtccgtgatg atgtatcaaatgctgccacacagacagaagaagccactgaggacatgcacgaagacgatgatcacaatataacaggacag tag